Within Candidatus Polarisedimenticolia bacterium, the genomic segment CCGATCACCGTCCCGAGGCTTGCCCGGATGAAAGAGCGCGGCGAGAAGATCGTCATGCTCACCGCCTATGATGCTCCGATGGCGCGTCTGGTCGACGCCGCCGGGATCGACATCATCCTGGTCGGCGACAGTGTCGGCAACGTGGTTCTCGGCTACGCGAACACGCTGCCGGTCACTCTGGAAGAGATGATCCACCATACGAAGGCCGTCGTTCGAGGCGTCCGCCGCGGTCTGGTCGTGGCGGACATGCCCTACCTCTCCTACCACTTGGAAATCCGGGAGTCGGTGCGGAACGCCGGGCGGTTGATCCAGGAAGCCGGCGCGGGGGCGGTCAAGGTCGAGGGGGGACGCCGGCGGGTGTCGACGATCCGCGCGATGCGTGAGGCGGAGATTCCCGTGATGGGGCACGTCGGGCTCACGCCCCAGTCGGTTCACGACATGGGGGGATTCAAGGTCCAGGGAAGGGACTCGGCCGCCGCGCTCGCGATCCTGGAAGACGCTCTCGCGCTGGAGGAAGCGGGGGTTTTCTCGGTGGTCCTGGAGGGCATCCCCGCCCAGCTCGCCTCGCTCATCACGGAAAGGCTCTCGATCCCCACGCTGGGCATCGGCGCGGGGCCGCAT encodes:
- the panB gene encoding 3-methyl-2-oxobutanoate hydroxymethyltransferase, producing the protein MSSSDPGPITVPRLARMKERGEKIVMLTAYDAPMARLVDAAGIDIILVGDSVGNVVLGYANTLPVTLEEMIHHTKAVVRGVRRGLVVADMPYLSYHLEIRESVRNAGRLIQEAGAGAVKVEGGRRRVSTIRAMREAEIPVMGHVGLTPQSVHDMGGFKVQGRDSAAALAILEDALALEEAGVFSVVLEGIPAQLASLITERLSIPTLGIGAGPHCDGQVLVLHDLLGISPEPAPSFVRKYAEVGAAIRQACERFASDVRTAAFPSETESYRMKPEVLEEIRSTLEASGRRRWRS